From Xanthomonas sp. 10-10:
GCCTGGGTCAGCGCAATCTGCCCCAGCGCGCCGGCCAGGCCCATGCCGGCGATCAGCCAGCCGTGGCTGGCCTGCAACGGCACCCAGTCGGGGATGGCCAGCAAGCCGGCGCCGATGGCCATGAACAGCAGGAACCACACCACCATGGACTGCGGCGTATCGGTGCGGGTCAGCAGGCTCACCGTGACTGCGGCGATGGCATAGGCGGTGGCCGCCAGCAGCACCATCAGCCCGGGCAGCGACACCAACCCGCCCACGCCCGGGCGCAGCACCACGATGACCCCGACCAGGCCGATGGCGATCGCCGTCCAGCGCCGCGGCCCCACGTGTTCCCCCAGTAGCGGCACCGACAAGGCCGCCACCAGCAACGGTGCCACGAAGTAGATGGTGTAGGCGGTGGACAGCGGCATCCGCTTCAGGCCGTAGACGAAGCAGCCGATCATCACCATGCCCAGGCCCCCGCGCAGCAGATGCAGGCCCCAGCGCACCGGCACGATGGCACGCGGCCCGGCGGTGGCGAACACCCACACCAGCACGAACGGCAGCGACGCGGCGCCACGCAACAGGGTCACCTGCAACGGCGGGTAATGCGCCGACAGCAGCTTCATCGCCGCATCCATCAGCGAGAAGCAGGCCACGGCGGCGACCATCCAGGCGATGGCGGCAAGCGGAGAACGGGGGTTGGGCATGGACGCATTATCGCCGTCGCAACGCGCCAACCGCCATGCGCCGATGACGGGCATCCGGGCGCGATGGCCTAGAATGGCCGCTGTTTTCAGACAACAGGAGCTTTGCATGCCTTCCTTCGACGTCGTGTCCGAAGTCGACAAGCACGAACTGACCAATGCGGTGGACCAGGCCAACCGTGAACTGGACACGCGTTTCGATTTCAAGGGTGTGGAAGCCAAGTTCGAACTGGAGGACGGCAAGGTGATCAACCAGTCCGCACCCAGCGACTTCCAGCTCAAGCAGATGACCGACATCCTGCGCGCGCGGCTGTTGGCGCGCAGCATCGATGTGCGCTGCCTGGACTTTGGCGATGTGGAAACCAATCTGGCCGGTGCGCGGCAGAAGGTCACCGTCAAGCAGGGCCTCGAGCAGAAGCAGGCCAAGCAGCTGGTGGCCAAGCTCAAGGAAGCCAAGATCAAGGTCGAGGCGCAGATCAACGGCGACAAGCTGCGCGTGACCGGCAAGAAGCGCGACGACCTGCAGGATGCGATCGCGCTGCTGAAAAAGGCCGATTTCGAGCTTCCGCTGCAATTTGACAACTTCCGCGACTGAGCGTGCGCGGGCGATGCCGGTGAGTGCGGTGGCCGACGCCGACATGCAGGCGCCTGCAGTGCGTTGCGGCGCCGTGCGGTGGGGCCAGCAACGCCTGCGTTGCGGCCGCGCTGAGCGCGATCGTCGCTGCGGGCCGCAGGTCTAGCGGCGCGATGCGCTCCCTGCTCACCCGCCTGCTGCATCGCCTGCGCACCTTACAGGCCAGCGCGCCTGCCGCAGGCGGCGTGCAGGCGGTCAAGATCCATGCGCAACCGCAGATCGAAAGCGGATCCACGCTGCACACCATGGCCGGCCTCGACCCGGTGGCTGCTGCGGCCTTTGCCGACGCCTTTGCGGTGGAGATCGAACACGCCATTGCGCGGTGCACGCTTGGCGACGCCAACACCAGCCACGCGCAGGCACTGGAACAGATCCACTCGTTGAAGAACACCATCTCGTTGACCGGCTCGCAGCCCTTGCTCAAGGCCTGCGACCAGCTGCGTGACGATGTGGAACGCGACGCGTTGAGCGACATGCTTGCGCACCGCTTCACCGCCGTGGCCACTGCCGCAGGTCTACTGGTCAAGCGCTACCGGCGCACTCTTCCCATCGACGACGCGGAGCCTCATGCGTAGCACTTCCGACGGCGCAGCGCCCGGCCTGATTCTGGCCGCCCGGCAGCTGCGCAACGACAGACTGGTGCGGCTGTTCGAGTCGTTTCTGGAATACCGCGCCTGCGTCGGCCGGGTGATCGTGCAGACCATGGTGACCCTGTGGTGCCTGGGCTGGCTGTATGGCCCACAGCCGGTGCTGGTCAAGGACGCGCACAACGTATTCCCCACCGCCGTGGCCTTATGGGTCATCTCGGTCGCGTGGATGGTGCTGGTGCGGCGCCGGGTCATCCCGCCCAGCGAGTGGCTGGATGCGATGGGCTTTGCGATGAACCTGCTGTTCATCGGCATCCAGACCACGCTGGCCTTCATCCTATTGATGTCGTTGAACGCGTTTTTGCCGTTCATCACCATCGCGGCGGTGGCCCGCTATGGGCAACGCGCGACCTTGCCGGTGCTGCTGGCCACCTTCGTACTGATGTTGCTGACCGCGCCCAGCGGCTACTGGCTGTCGCGGCCGGCGTACTTCGTGTATGCGGTGGCGCTCAGCATGGTGCTGCCGCTGCTGGTGGCGCGCATCGTGCTTGCGATGCAGGAAGTGGCGCTGCAGGCGCTGGCCTCGCGCGATGCGCAAAGCCGTTTCATCAGCACCATGAACCATGAGCTGCGCACGCCGTTGAATGCGGTCATCAATTGCGCGCAGCTGATCGACACCGACAACATGTCGTCCGAACAGCGCGACCTGATGCAGGCCATGACCGTCAATGCGACCGCACTGCGCCATCGCGTCAATGAAGTGCTGGACGTTGCCAGCATCGACGGTGGGCGACTGCAGCTGCAGAGCAAGCCTCTGAGCCTGCTGGACGTGCTGACCACCGTCAAAGCGGTCTGCGCAACCGCCGCATCCACCAAGGGCGTGTCGCTGAGCGTGCGCATGGAGGCACCGAACACGCCCTACGTGCTGGGCGACGAGGGCCGCATCGAGCAGGTGATCAGCAACCTGGTCATCAATGCGATCAAGTTCACCCCGGCCGGTGGCGCGGTCGAATTGCTGCTCGAAGCCACCCAGATACAGCAGCGCTGGTTGATCGCCGCGACGATCACCGACACCGGCATCGGCGTGCCCGACGACAAGAAGGCCTACATCTTTACGCCGTTCACCCAGCTCAGCACCGGATTCAGCCGTGCCGAGGGCGGGGTCGGCCTGGGGCTGTATATCGCCCTGTCGGTGTCCGATGCGATGCGCGGCAGCCTGACGGTGGGCGACAACCCGGCCGGGGGCAGCATCTTCCGCTGGATCTTCGAGCTGCCGGTGGCCGCAGCCGACAGCAGCCGCACGCTCGACCTGCGCGATGCGTTGGCGCACCACGCGCAGACCGTGCCGCCGCTGCATTGCCTGGTCTTCGAGGACATGGACACCAATCGCCTGGTGATCGGCAACCTGCTGACGCGCGCCGGGCATCGGGTGAGCTTTCATGTCGATGGCACCGATGCGGTGCAGCGCATTGCCCAGGCCGCGCCGGACCTGGTGTTTCTCGATCTGCACATGCCCGGCACCTCCGGCTGGGATGCCTTGGGGCAGGCCCGCGATGCGATTGCCGCGCTGCCGCCGATCGTCGTGCTGACCGCCGACACGCGTACCGATTCGATGCGCGAAGCCGCAGCCGCCGGCGTGGCGGGTTACCTGTCCAAGCCGATCAACGCCCACGAACTGCTGGCCCTGCTGGCCCACCATGCACAACGACCACAGCACTGAGCTGAAGCCAGGTACCGCGGCACGCTGGCATTGGCGCAGCGCTGCCCAGCAACGCACCCCACTGGCGCTGCTGTTCCTGCATGGGTTTTCTGCAAGTCCGGGCGAGGCCGGCGCGCTGCCCGAACAGATGGCCGATGCATTGGGCGCCAACGGCTACGTGCACCGCTGGCCCCAGCATGGTGACCGCGCACCCGATGCGATGCGGGGGCTGACCACAGCGGCGCTACACAGCTCTGCACGGCAGGCGCTGGCGCAGGCGCAGCGCATGGGCAAGCGCGTTGCGATTGTCGGTTCGTCACTGGGCGGCACGCTGGCGTTATGGCTTGCGGCCCGGCATCCCGAGCAGGTTGCGGCGGTGGTGGCGTGGTCGCCCGGCATCCAGCCGGTCAATGCGGACCTGCTCGATCGGCTCTGCGACGCCGATGCGCCGATCGCCGACCCGTACCCGCGCAGCGCAGCGGAGCTGGCCTACTGGTCGGACAGCATCCACCCGGATGGCTTTCGAACCTTGCGCGGCGTCTTCGATGCGCTCGCCACCGCGCCGCCGTGGTCACAGGTGCGCTGCCCGGTGCTGCTGGGCTATTACCGCGCGCCCAATGGCGACGAAGATCAGATTGCCTCGGTGCCGGCGATGCTGGCCATGTTCGACGCGCTGGGCACCGCTGCTCCGCTCAAGCAGGCGATCGCCTTCGACAGCGGCGCGCATGCCATCGGGTCGCCGCACAAGACGCCGCTGGCCGGACACGTTGCACAGGTGTCGGTGGAGTTCTTGCGTGCGCATGTCGGTGCACATGTTGACGAGGCTGAGTACAGCGACGACGGCGACACGCGCTGATTGCGTGGGCGCAGCAACATCGCGCCGGACGGCATCGGTTGCGTCTGCTGCGTCCTCGTTGATGAATCGGCTAGCGCCGCCGCGCCCGCAGCGATCGCATACACTGGCGCGCCATCACGCTGCCGCCACGATGACCACCACGCCTGCCACGCCCGATCCGTTGACCGCGACCCGCACCTGGATCGAGCGCGCGGTGATCGGGCTGAACCTTTGCCCGTTCGCCAAGGCGGTGTACGTCAAGGACCAGGTGCGGCTGGTACTCAGCGATGCCAGCACGCCCGAAGCCCTGCTGGAACAACTGGCCGAAGAACTGGTGCTGCTACGCGACACGCCGTCCGAGCAGATCGACACCACGCTGATCGTGCATCCGGACGTGCTCACCGACTTCCTGGAGTACAACGACTTCCTCGACAACGCCGACGCAGCGGTGGAAGCGCTGGATCTGCAAGGCACCCTGCAGGTGGCCAGCTTCCATCCCGATTACCAATTCGCAGGCGCTGCGCCGGACGATGTGGCCAACTTCACCAACCGCTCGCCGTTCCCGACCCTGCACCTGCTGCGCGAGGACAGCGTGGAACGTGCGGTGGCGGCGTTCCCGGATCCTGACGTGATTGTCGAGCGCAATATCCAGACGCTGGAACGGCTGGGCCACGCGGGCTGGGACCGCGTATTGAACGGCGCCGAGCACTGAGCACGCCTGCTGTTACGCGCCATCGCGCGCAGCAAGCCACGACCGTCGGCAGCCTGCGTCGACAGCTCATCGGTTGAAGTGCCGACAAGGACCACGTATGCGTCGCTGTCGCACGCATACCCGGTGTTGCTGCAGCACTGACATGGCGCGCGCTACAGTGCCGCATCCTTCCGTTATGTGCGCACGCCATGGCCCTGATTCCCGCTGTTTCCGCATGGAACCCGTCACCGCTGCAGGACCGCGTGGTGGTGATCACCGGTGGCGCGCAAGGCATTGGACGCGGGATTGCGCAGGCTGTGCTTGGCGCCGGCGGCAGTGTGGTGATCGGCGATCTGGATGCCGATGCCGGAAAGGCCTGCCTGCAGGAATGGGCGCTGCCACAACGCAGTGCGTTCGTGCGCTGCGATGCCGCGCGCCAGACCCAGGCCGCGCGCTTGATCGCCACGGCGCGCAAGCGCTTCGGCAGACTCGATGGCCTAGTCAATAACGCCGGCGTCGCAGACCCGCACGTTGCGCCGTTGCCGCAGCTGGAATGGGACGACTGGAACCGGCGTCTGGCAAGCCTGCATGGCGCATTTTTATGCAGCAAACATGCCTTGCCTGCGCTGACGCAGGCGCAGGGCGGTGGTGCGATCGTCAATATCGCCTCCACCCGCGCCTGGCAGTCCGAGCCGCATAGCGAAGCCTATGCGGCGGCCAAGGGCGGCCTGGTCGCCTTTACTCACGCATTGGCGTTGAGCGAAGGCCCGCAGGTACGCGTCAACAGCATCAGCCCGGGGTGGATCAGCACCGATGCCTGGCGTGCGCCGCAGCGCCGTCGTGCGCCCAGACTGTCGCGACGCGACCATGCGCAGCACCCGGCCGGACGTGTGGGCACGCCGGAAGACATCGCGCAGCTGGCGGTCTATCTGCTGTCGCCGCAGCTGTCCGGGTTCGTCACCGGGCAGGACTTCGTCGTCGACGGCGGCATGTCGCGCAAGATGCAATACGTGTGAGGTGTGCTGCCGATGCGGGCTGGGTGATGCGCGTTGCAGCGTGCCGGGCGTGACGTTGCTACGCGCGTGCTTGCCGGTTTGTGGCGTTGGTCATGCACGACAGCCCTGTTTGCGCATCGGTGAGGCGCAAGCTCCGATAGCGGTGCGCATCGTGCATCCGCTGCAGCGGGGCTTTGCGCGTTGTCCATGCGTGAAGCGGTTTGGGTTGGTTTGTCCGTACCGCACCGCGCCCAGCCCGCGTTTGCGACGCAGGCGCTCCAAGCCGCGCGCGCCAGTGGCGCGCGAACCATGCCTTCTCGCCCCGGCGGGAGCGGGGCGTTGGTGGTCGCGCACTGATCGCCAGCGCGCCATGGGCTGATCGCCAGCGCGGGTTGCTGCGCCTGGCATCGCACTGCGGTCCGGATGCGCGTCCGCACGCTCACCCACCCCGCCGGTCAGCCCGACAATTGCGCTTCCAGCAGGCGCTGCGCATCGCTCAGCGAAGGCATGATGCGATGGCCCAGCGCGCGCACGTCCGCATCCGGTTCGAGCAGGTCCGGGATCTGGATCGGGGTCATGCCCGCCGCCAATGCGGCGCGCACGCCGGTCGGCGAATCTTCCAGCACCAGGCAGTGCGCAGGGTCCACCTGGAGCGAATGCGCTGCCAACAGGTAGATGTCCGGCGCCGGCTTGGGATGGGCCACATCGCTGGCCGTGCACACCGCGTCGAAACGCCACAGCAGATCGGCCGCCTTGAGCTTGCGCAACGCAAGCGGGCGCTGGGTGGAGGTCGCCACCGCACGCGGCATGCCGATCGCCACCAGATACTCCAGCAACGCAATGATGCCGGGCCGGTGCGGGATACCGCGTTCGGCAACGACGGCATAGAGCAACTGCGCGCGCGCCAGCATGCGGTCGGCAGCGGCGTCGCCGACGCGTTCGCCGAGCAGGCGGCGGCAGGCGACATCGCCGGTGCCCACCATCTGCAACCAGAACGCCGGCTCGATCGTCAGCCCCTGCGCCTCGGCCGCCTGTGCCAGGCAGGCGGTGATGGCGCGCTCGCTGTCGAGCATCAGGCCATCCATATCGAAGATCACCGCCTGCGGGCGGAACGGCAGCGGGGTGGCCGCCGTCATGCAACCGCTCCACGCCCGAACAACACCTCCAGATCGCTGTCCTGCAGCGCACGCCATTGCCCGGCCGGCAACGCGTCCAGCGACAAGCCGCCGATACGGCTGCGGTGCAGCGCCGCCACATGATTGCCGGCTGCGGCGAACATGCGGCGTACCTGGTGATAGCGGCCCTCGTGCAGGGTCAGGCGTGCCTGGCGTGGGCCAAGCACCTCAAGCTCGGCCGGCAGCAATGGCTTGGTTTCGCCTTCCAGCAGCAGCGTGCCGCTGGAAAACAGCGCCGCTTCGTCGCCGCGCAGGTCGTCGGCCAGGCTGACGTCGTAGACCTTGTCCAACGCGGACTTGGGCGAAATGATCCGGTGCAGCAACGCGCCATCGTCGGTCATCAGCAGCATGCCGCTGGTGTCGCGATCCAGCCGCCCCACCGGCGCCAATACCGGCGCACGCGAGCGAAAGCGCGATGGCAGCAGCTCGTAGATCAGCCGGCCGGTGTCCTTGGTCGAACAGGTGTACCCGCTGGGCTTGTGCAGCAACAGGCTGAAACCCGGCGGCGGGTCCAGCGGCTCGCCGTCGATGCGGATGGCATCGTGCTCCACCTGGTCGTCGGCATACAGCACCTCGCCCTGCGCATCGGTGACGGCGCCCTGGCGAAACAGCTGGGTCACCTGCTTGCGGCTGCCATAGCCGAGATTGGCGATGTGTTTGACCAGCTTCATGCGCGCGCCGCCTTGCCGCGCACGGCAGCGATCAACTTGAAGCCGTCGCGCTCGGCGGCCACGCGGACCTGCCCGAAGCTTTCGTTGAGCACCTGCTCGTAGGGCAGATGCCGGTTGGCCACCAGCAGCAGCTGCCCGCCCGGGCGCAGTGCCTGCGCGGCCACGGCGATGAAACGCTGGCCGATGTCCGGGCGATCGGCGCGCGAGGGCGTGTGGAACGGGGGGTTGCTGACGATGAAGTCGTACTGCGCCGCCAGCCCGGCGGTGACGTCATGCCAGAGGTACTGCACCTGCGCCGGATGCGCGATGTCCTGCAGATTGCGTCGCGCCAACGCCAGTGCGCGCGCCTCGGCTTCGTACAGGTCCAGCGCGGTGACCTTGGGGCAGCGCGCCAGCAGTTCGGCCGAGAGATACCCGAACCCCGCACCCAGGTCGGCACCATGCCCGGCCAGGGTGGCCGGCAGGTGCTCGACCAGCAACGCCGACGCAGGATCGATGCGATCCCAGGCGAACACGCCCGGTCGGCTGACGAAGCGCCCATCCAGGATCTTGCGTGGCGCATCCAGCGCGGCCCAGCGCGCCTGCAACGCGGCGTCGGTGTCGGCAGGCAGCGGCGCGGTCCAGTAGGTGCGGCAGTGGTGCTTGGTCAGGCTGCCGGCCAGGCCGGCGAGCTGGCGCAGATCGGCCTCGCCCGAGCGCGCGCCCTCGTTGTTGGACTGGCACGCCACCACCCTGCCGCCGGGCGCGGTCAGCGCGAGCGCGCGTGCAAACAGCGCGCGCGCTTCTTCGCGCTGCCGCGGCGGCAGCACCAGCACCAGCGCATACCGCGTACTGTCGGCCTCGATCTCGCTCTCTTCGCGCACGCCCCAGCCGCTCCCCTGCAATGCCTGCGCAAACGGGCGAAAACTCTGCTCGCAGGTCAGCGCGTCGGCGGATGCATGCTCGCGCAGCGGAAAACCGTCGCGCGCGCGCAGAAACAGGACCGGGCCTGTCGGCCACGGCAGCGCGCCTTGGGCGAAGGGCAGGAACAGGGCTTGAAGCGGTGCATCGTGCGGGCCAGCCATCGGATCGTCGGGTCGTGAACAGGCGGCCATTGTAAGGGAGCGCTGCCTGCCACCCGTCCTGGTCGCCCCCGATCCGGTCTTGCAGCATGACAGCCCTCACGCGCTGATGCGGGTCGTCCATTACGTGACCTGCGAACAGGCGACCTTGCACGGTTTATACGGAGCGTTGATGCATACGCAACATCTGCCGGCCTAGGCTGGAATTCAAGCCCACACCGGAGATACGCGATGCGAGCCCTGTTCGTAGGTGGAGTTGTCGACAACAGCGAAATGGATCTGGACGACACACCGCCACCGATGCACTACCCCGAAAACACCGGCGCAGGCCGCCCCCGTTACCGTCTGCACCAGGTCGGTGAGCGCGACGACGGCAGCGTGGCCTACGCCGTCTACGGTGCGCCGGAAATGGCCGACGACGACATCAGCCGCATCACCGAAGAGCGCGGCTACGCACGCCGTTTCAGCGCATCGCCGGAATCGCCGCGCTAAGCGTTGTTATCACAGCCAGGACTTGACGCGCTGCGGCTATCGACTCGCTGCCACTGTATGAAAGGTGTGCGATGGGTGAGTCAGCGGTTCACGTTTCGACCATGTGTAAAGCCCCTCTCCCTTCGGGGAGCGAGGGCACAGTTGCGCGCCAGTGGCGCGTGCTCTGGGGCGCCTGCGTCGCAAGTGCGGGCTGGGGCTCGGAGAGGGAGTGGGGTGCGGTCACGAGGCGAAGCCACGCTGTGCAGCAGGCCCGCGCTGCGCGCGTACCCTCATCCGCCCCTTCGGGGCACCGTCTCCCGGCGGGAGAAAGGACAGTTCCGCGGTAAAGAGGTTGGGCGAGGCTAGGAGGCGAAGCCATGCAACGCGGCAGTTCCGCGAGGCTGCGCGCGTACCCTCATCCGCCCCTGCGGGGCCCCTTCTCCCGGCGGGAGAAGGGATCGAGAGAAGAGATAAAGCCTGCGAACGTCTCCGCTTAGCGCGCCTTCGGCGTCACCCGCCAGATCACATTGCCCACGTCATCGGCGACCAGCAAGGCACCGCTATTGTCCGCTGCAACGCCCACCGGGCGACCCTGGGCATTGCCTTCGGCGTCCAGAAATCCATCCAGGACCGTGATCGGCGTTGCGCTGGGCTTGCCAGCGACAAACGGGACGAACAGTACCTTGTAGCCACTGGGCGGGTCGCGATTCCACGAGCCGTGCTGGCCAATGAAGGCGCCCTGGCGGAACCGCTCCGGCAGCAGAGTTCCGCTGGCGAAGGTCAGGCCAAGTGAGGCCGTATGCGGGCCTAGCGCGTAATCCGGCTTGATCGCCTTGGCCACCAGCTCGGGGTTCTGCGGCGTGACCCGCTCATCTACGTGTTGACCGTAGTAGCTATAGGGCCAGCCATAGAAGCCGCCATCGCGTACCGAGGTCAGATAGTCCGGCACCAGATCGCTGCCGATTTCGTCGCGCTCGTTGACCACGACCCACAGCGATTTGCTCTGCGGTTCCCACGCGGTGCCCACCGGGTTGCGCAAGCCGCTGGCGAACACGCGGCTGCTGCCGGTGGCTGGATCGATCTCCAGGATCGCCGCGCGGTTGAGTTCGGCCTCCATGCCGTTTTCGGCCACGTTGCTGTTGGACCCGACGCCCACATACAGCTTGCTGCCATCGGCGTTGGCCAACAGCGACTTGGTCCAATGGTGGTTGATCCCGCCGGGCAGATTGGCCACGAACGTCGGCTTGGCACTGATGTGCGTATCGCCAGGCTTGTACGGGAAGCTCACCAGCGCGTCGGCATTGGCCACGTAGAAGCGGTCGCCGACCAGCGCCATGCCGAATGGCGAGAACAGGCCGCTGATGAACTGCGTGCGCACCTCCGCCACGCCGTCGCCATCGGCGTCGCGCAGCAGGGTGATGCGGTTGGCACTGGGCACCACGGCGCCAGCTTTCTTCATCACCGCGCCCTGCACTTTCTTGCGCAGGCCGCCGCCGCTTTCGGCATTTTCCGGCTTCGGCGGTTCGGCGGTTTCGGCCACCAGCACATCGCCGTTGGGCAGCACGTAGACCCAGCGCGGGTGATCGAGATCGCGCGCGAACGCGTTGACCTGCAGATCGTCGGCCGCCATGGGTTTGGCGTTGGCGGCCCAGCGCTTGACCGGGGCCACCTTCACCGTGGGGATCAGGCGCTTGACCGGCTCGGGTAATTGCGGGTCAGGCCCGGTTCCCTGTTCGATGGCCAGCGTGGCGGTGTCGCCGCATCCGGCGAGAACGGCCAACGCCATCAAGGACAGCGGCCAGCGAATCAGCGTAGGCAGGGATGCATGCATTGCGAACCATTCCTGAACAGTTGCGACAGTCGGCCATCATGCCGACAACTGCTCGGAGAGAAGTAAATACATCGTCAACACGCCCCGTGTCACGGCACGACGTGTGGATCGGAACCCAACGGCAGCGGGTGCACGGCCACGATGCGATCCATCCAGATCCAGTGCGGCTCCTGGGTGGCGTCCAGCTGATCCAGGCGCAACTGCCCGTTGACGCCTTCGTTGTCGTTCTCGTCGAGATAGGTCTGGATGGTCGGGCGCACGGCAACGGTGCCGCTGAGCGTGCTGCCGTCGTCGAGTTCGATGCGCACGCGTTCCTGTCCGTCGAGCAGGGCCACCCAATGCTCGAGGGTGGCGATCTGCACGTGCTCGGAATAGACGTGCGGGGCGTATCTGGACATCGCGATATCTCCATGAGCGGAGCGCATCACGCTAGGCCAACGTGCGTGAAAGATGCAGCAAACGCGGCGTATTGCCGCATCTACATCCGCACCCTACGCGCACCGCACAGGCATCTGCGGCCTGTCATGCGGCCAGCTATCGAGCGCAACCGCCTTGCGATCGGCCCGCGCGCACCGCGACAGCGTCGACTGCGCGAGGTTGCCGCCGCGCCCGCATCACTCCACGGATTCACGTGCTGCCCGGACCGCGGTGACCAGCTGCGCAACGCTGTACGGCTTGGCCAGATGTTCCTGAAATCCCGAATCCAGCGCGCGCTTGCGATCGTCGTCGCGTGCCAGTGCCGTCACCGCCACCGCCGGCAGCGCCTGCCCGTCCAGCCCCAGGTTATCGCGCACGGTACGGATCAATCCGTAGCCATCCATGCCAGGCATCCCGATGTCGGTCAGCATCACGTCGAAACGCGCGTGCCCTCGATGATCGATCAAGGCCAAGGCATCGGTGGCGCTGCCGGCGGTGACCACTTCGGCGCCCTGTTCTTCGAGCAGGCGGCGCAGGTAGTCGAGCATGTCCGGCTGGTCTTCGACCGCCAGCAGGCGCAGGCCGTTGAGCGCACGCGCTTCGACGATCTGTTCGGACATCAGGCGCCGCCGCAGCTCGCGGCGCGGGCGCTTGGCGTGATCGGGAACATGCTCGGGCAGGCGCACCGTAAAGGTGGCGCCCTTGCCGCGTCCGCCGCTGGTGGCGCCGACCTGCCCACCGTGCATTTCCACCAGTTGCTGCACGATCGCCAGGCCCAGGCCCAGGCCGCCGTGCTGGCGCGTGGTGGTGCCGTCGGCCTGACGGAAGCGGCCGAACAGATGCGGCAGGAACTCGGCCGCAATGCCGTCGCCGGAGTCGCGCACCGACACCAGCAAATGCCCGTCGTCGCTTTCGATGGTGACGTCGATGCGGCCGTGCGCAGGGGTGAACTTGATCGCGTTGGAGAGCAGATTCCACAGCACCTGCTGCAGGCGCGTGGCATCGCCGAGCACCAGGCACGGGGTGGGGGGCACATGCAGTTCCAGCAGCTGATCCTTGCCGTCGGCGGCCAGTTCCTGCGTGCTCAGCGCCTCGCGCACCTGTTCGGCCAAGTCCAGCGCTTCGACTTCCAGCTGCACCTTGCCCAGCAACATGCTGCTGAGGTCGAGCATGTCCGAGATCAGCCGCTTCTGCGCGCGCGCGCTGCTGGCGATCACCGACAGGCCCTTGTAATTGGGATGCCCTTCTTCCACGCGCTGCAGCAGCAACTCGCTCCAGCCCAGAATGGTGGTCAACGGGGTGCGCAACTCGTGCGACAACGTGGCCAGGAACTCGTCCTTCAGCCGCGCCATGCTTTCGGCTTCGTTGCGCGCGCTGCGCTCCGATTCCAGCAGCTGCTCGCGTGCCAGTTCGATTTCGCGCTGTTCGGTTACATCCGGGCTGCTGCCGGCCAGGCCGATAAAGCGTCCATCGGCCGAGTAGCGCGGCGTAGCGGTCATTTCGATCCAGCGCCACTGCCCGTCGTGGCGGCGCGCACGCACCAGCGCACGCAGCCCGCGCTGTTCTTCCAGCGCAGCCGAGAGCTCGAATTGGAAAATCGACAGATCGTCCGGGTGCAGCAGTTCGCTCCATGCCGACACGGTGCCGCTGGAAATGTCCAGGCCGAAGAACTCACCGTAGGCGCTGTTGACGAAGCGCACCACGCCCTGGGCGTCCAGCACCCATACCGGCATCGGCAGGCCGTCGGCCAGTGCGGAAAAACGCGCCTCGCTTTCGGCCAGCTCGCGCTCCACGCGTTTGCGCTCGGTGATGTCCATGAACAGCACTGCGACCCGCGCCTGCTCAGGCTGGCCGACCCGGAACGCGTCCACCGAGTACCAACGACGCAGCGCCTTGGCCTGCATTTCGAAATGGA
This genomic window contains:
- a CDS encoding DUF3247 family protein; the protein is MSRYAPHVYSEHVQIATLEHWVALLDGQERVRIELDDGSTLSGTVAVRPTIQTYLDENDNEGVNGQLRLDQLDATQEPHWIWMDRIVAVHPLPLGSDPHVVP
- a CDS encoding pseudouridine synthase; the encoded protein is MKLVKHIANLGYGSRKQVTQLFRQGAVTDAQGEVLYADDQVEHDAIRIDGEPLDPPPGFSLLLHKPSGYTCSTKDTGRLIYELLPSRFRSRAPVLAPVGRLDRDTSGMLLMTDDGALLHRIISPKSALDKVYDVSLADDLRGDEAALFSSGTLLLEGETKPLLPAELEVLGPRQARLTLHEGRYHQVRRMFAAAGNHVAALHRSRIGGLSLDALPAGQWRALQDSDLEVLFGRGAVA
- a CDS encoding class I SAM-dependent methyltransferase: MAGPHDAPLQALFLPFAQGALPWPTGPVLFLRARDGFPLREHASADALTCEQSFRPFAQALQGSGWGVREESEIEADSTRYALVLVLPPRQREEARALFARALALTAPGGRVVACQSNNEGARSGEADLRQLAGLAGSLTKHHCRTYWTAPLPADTDAALQARWAALDAPRKILDGRFVSRPGVFAWDRIDPASALLVEHLPATLAGHGADLGAGFGYLSAELLARCPKVTALDLYEAEARALALARRNLQDIAHPAQVQYLWHDVTAGLAAQYDFIVSNPPFHTPSRADRPDIGQRFIAVAAQALRPGGQLLLVANRHLPYEQVLNESFGQVRVAAERDGFKLIAAVRGKAARA
- a CDS encoding sorbosone dehydrogenase family protein, which codes for MHASLPTLIRWPLSLMALAVLAGCGDTATLAIEQGTGPDPQLPEPVKRLIPTVKVAPVKRWAANAKPMAADDLQVNAFARDLDHPRWVYVLPNGDVLVAETAEPPKPENAESGGGLRKKVQGAVMKKAGAVVPSANRITLLRDADGDGVAEVRTQFISGLFSPFGMALVGDRFYVANADALVSFPYKPGDTHISAKPTFVANLPGGINHHWTKSLLANADGSKLYVGVGSNSNVAENGMEAELNRAAILEIDPATGSSRVFASGLRNPVGTAWEPQSKSLWVVVNERDEIGSDLVPDYLTSVRDGGFYGWPYSYYGQHVDERVTPQNPELVAKAIKPDYALGPHTASLGLTFASGTLLPERFRQGAFIGQHGSWNRDPPSGYKVLFVPFVAGKPSATPITVLDGFLDAEGNAQGRPVGVAADNSGALLVADDVGNVIWRVTPKAR
- a CDS encoding ATP-binding protein, producing the protein MVSDLNTSSASQDLAAALPAAIAESFLDPAMYHEIFHNIDAGFCVIDMVFEGEEAVDYVIRTTNGAFERYTGLSNALNVSIRGMLPDHEQEWFDRYGQVARTGNRIHFEMQAKALRRWYSVDAFRVGQPEQARVAVLFMDITERKRVERELAESEARFSALADGLPMPVWVLDAQGVVRFVNSAYGEFFGLDISSGTVSAWSELLHPDDLSIFQFELSAALEEQRGLRALVRARRHDGQWRWIEMTATPRYSADGRFIGLAGSSPDVTEQREIELAREQLLESERSARNEAESMARLKDEFLATLSHELRTPLTTILGWSELLLQRVEEGHPNYKGLSVIASSARAQKRLISDMLDLSSMLLGKVQLEVEALDLAEQVREALSTQELAADGKDQLLELHVPPTPCLVLGDATRLQQVLWNLLSNAIKFTPAHGRIDVTIESDDGHLLVSVRDSGDGIAAEFLPHLFGRFRQADGTTTRQHGGLGLGLAIVQQLVEMHGGQVGATSGGRGKGATFTVRLPEHVPDHAKRPRRELRRRLMSEQIVEARALNGLRLLAVEDQPDMLDYLRRLLEEQGAEVVTAGSATDALALIDHRGHARFDVMLTDIGMPGMDGYGLIRTVRDNLGLDGQALPAVAVTALARDDDRKRALDSGFQEHLAKPYSVAQLVTAVRAARESVE